A stretch of Mucilaginibacter terrae DNA encodes these proteins:
- a CDS encoding bifunctional aldolase/short-chain dehydrogenase — MSVKTTEFKHVSYLWDDAKAAELAGDEVALLIYRSNLLGADLRLTNYGGGNTSCKLTSKDPLTGQDVEVMWIKGSGGDIGTLKKSGLAALYVDRLRSLKNVYRGVEFEDEMVELFNHSIYDLASKAPSIDTPLHGFLPFAHIDHLHPDAAIAIAAAKDGKKITEELFGGTIGWVEWKKPGFELGLQLKACLDANPGIRGIMLGSHGLFTWGDTAYESYINTLEVIEKCAEYLEQNYGKKGPVFAGQKVQSLEAEARKKQAVALAPILRGFCSSERNMIGHFTDDARVLEFINSNDLERLAPLGTSCPDHFLRTKISPLVLDLAPDADLSDVEGLKSKLAPAFEAYRQMYTDYYNTCKHDNSPAIRDTNPVIILYPGVGMFSFSKDKQTARVAAEFYTNAINVMKGAEAISEYTSLPRQEAFDIEYWLLEEAKLQRMPKPKALSGRIALITGSAGGIGKAIAKKFVEEGAVVILNDMNAERLDAAGEEFKGLYGKDSYATAVMDVTSADQIQGAMDVAALNFGGVDLIVNNAGLSISKTIADHTEKDWDLLYDVLVKGQFFVTQAAVAVMKKQAIGGDVINIVSKNALVSGPNNAGYGSAKAAQLHLSRLNAAELGPDKIRVNVVNPDAVISDSNIWAGGWAEGRAKAYGITVAELPAYYAKRTLLNEIILPVDIANACFAITGGLLGKSTGNVINVDGGVAAGFVR; from the coding sequence ATGTCTGTTAAAACAACCGAATTTAAGCACGTAAGCTATTTATGGGACGATGCCAAAGCAGCCGAACTGGCCGGCGATGAGGTAGCCCTTTTAATATACCGCTCTAACCTGTTAGGTGCCGATTTACGCCTTACCAACTATGGTGGTGGTAATACATCATGCAAACTAACTTCAAAAGACCCATTAACCGGTCAGGATGTTGAAGTAATGTGGATCAAAGGTTCGGGTGGCGACATTGGTACCCTTAAAAAAAGCGGCCTTGCTGCTTTATACGTTGACCGCTTACGCAGCCTTAAAAATGTATACCGTGGTGTAGAGTTTGAAGATGAAATGGTTGAACTTTTTAACCACAGCATTTACGACCTGGCTTCAAAAGCACCATCAATTGATACGCCTTTACATGGTTTTTTACCGTTCGCGCACATCGACCACTTACACCCTGATGCAGCCATTGCTATTGCTGCTGCTAAAGACGGTAAGAAAATTACCGAAGAGCTATTTGGCGGTACCATTGGTTGGGTTGAGTGGAAAAAACCAGGTTTTGAATTAGGCTTACAATTAAAAGCCTGTTTAGATGCTAACCCGGGCATCCGTGGTATTATGTTAGGCTCACACGGTTTATTTACCTGGGGCGATACTGCTTACGAAAGCTACATCAACACTTTAGAGGTAATTGAAAAATGTGCTGAATACTTAGAGCAAAACTATGGCAAAAAAGGTCCTGTTTTTGCCGGTCAAAAAGTACAGAGCTTAGAGGCTGAAGCCCGTAAAAAACAAGCGGTTGCCTTAGCACCTATCCTGCGTGGTTTTTGCTCAAGCGAACGCAATATGATCGGTCACTTTACCGATGATGCTCGCGTTTTGGAGTTCATCAACTCTAATGATTTAGAGCGTTTGGCACCACTGGGTACCAGCTGCCCCGATCACTTCCTGCGCACCAAGATCAGCCCGTTAGTATTGGATTTAGCACCTGATGCCGACTTGAGCGATGTGGAAGGTTTAAAATCTAAATTAGCTCCTGCATTTGAGGCTTACCGCCAAATGTATACCGATTATTACAACACTTGCAAACACGATAACAGCCCGGCTATACGCGATACCAACCCGGTAATTATTCTTTACCCTGGTGTAGGTATGTTTAGCTTCTCTAAAGATAAGCAAACTGCCCGTGTAGCTGCTGAATTTTATACCAATGCTATCAACGTAATGAAAGGTGCCGAGGCTATCTCTGAGTACACTTCGTTACCACGCCAGGAAGCTTTTGATATTGAGTACTGGTTGCTGGAAGAAGCCAAGTTACAGCGCATGCCTAAGCCAAAAGCTTTAAGCGGTCGTATTGCCTTAATTACCGGTAGTGCCGGTGGTATTGGTAAAGCTATTGCCAAAAAGTTTGTTGAAGAAGGTGCCGTTGTTATTTTGAACGACATGAACGCCGAGCGTTTAGATGCTGCCGGTGAAGAATTTAAAGGCCTGTACGGTAAAGATTCATACGCTACTGCGGTTATGGATGTTACCAGCGCCGATCAAATTCAGGGTGCTATGGATGTAGCTGCGTTAAACTTTGGTGGTGTTGACTTAATTGTGAACAACGCAGGTTTATCTATCTCTAAAACCATTGCCGACCATACCGAAAAGGATTGGGACCTGTTATATGATGTATTGGTTAAAGGCCAGTTCTTTGTAACCCAGGCTGCTGTTGCCGTAATGAAAAAACAAGCCATTGGTGGCGATGTAATTAACATTGTGAGCAAAAACGCCCTGGTAAGCGGACCAAACAATGCCGGTTACGGTAGTGCAAAAGCTGCTCAGTTACACCTGAGCCGTTTAAATGCTGCAGAGTTAGGTCCTGATAAAATACGTGTGAACGTGGTTAACCCTGATGCTGTTATCAGCGATAGCAACATTTGGGCTGGCGGATGGGCCGAAGGCCGTGCAAAAGCTTACGGTATTACCGTTGCCGAGTTGCCTGCTTACTACGCAAAACGTACTTTATTAAACGAAATTATTTTACCGGTAGATATTGCCAACGCTTGTTTCGCCATCACCGGCGGCTTGTTAGGTAAATCAACAGGTAACGTAATTAACGTTGACGGTGGTGTTGCTGCCGGATTTGTAAGATAA
- a CDS encoding FGGY-family carbohydrate kinase yields the protein MTPTPVIAVFDVGKTNKKLFLFNEDYKIVYEKSARFNETADEDGDPCENIDSLRLSVFDSLREIFKRKEFDVKAVNFSSYGASFVYVDEDGAPLTPLYNYLKTYPDELHKQFYETYGGESTVARQTSSPVLGSLNSGLQLYRLKHEQPEIFSRVKYALHLPQYLSYLISGQMFSDVTSIGCHTSLWDFEKNDYHDWVVKEGLAEKLAPIRNADAVLPAAFPGNSYEVGIGLHDSSAALIPYLVSFTEPFVLLSTGTWTISLNPFDHSALTDEELKNDCLNYIQYKGQPVKASRLFAGYEYEQQVKRIAAHYNQNMAHYRTIRFDADIVAKLLAEETVRKTGATSLQASVFGQRDFKHLCK from the coding sequence ATGACGCCAACACCCGTAATAGCCGTATTTGATGTAGGCAAGACCAACAAAAAATTGTTCTTGTTTAACGAAGATTATAAGATTGTTTACGAAAAATCGGCCCGTTTTAACGAAACGGCCGATGAGGATGGCGACCCCTGTGAAAATATCGATAGTTTACGGCTTTCGGTTTTCGATTCCCTGCGCGAGATTTTCAAGCGCAAGGAATTTGATGTGAAAGCCGTAAACTTTTCATCGTACGGTGCCAGTTTTGTGTATGTTGATGAGGATGGCGCACCGTTAACACCGTTATACAACTACCTTAAAACCTACCCCGACGAGCTGCACAAGCAGTTTTATGAAACCTATGGGGGCGAATCTACTGTGGCCCGTCAAACATCATCGCCCGTGTTGGGCAGTTTGAACTCCGGCTTGCAGCTTTATCGTTTAAAACATGAGCAACCCGAAATTTTTAGCCGGGTAAAATACGCCTTACACTTGCCGCAATATTTAAGCTACTTAATTAGCGGGCAAATGTTTAGCGATGTTACCAGCATTGGCTGCCACACCAGTTTGTGGGATTTTGAAAAGAACGATTACCACGATTGGGTTGTAAAAGAAGGACTGGCCGAAAAGTTGGCTCCCATCCGCAACGCCGATGCCGTGTTACCGGCCGCATTCCCCGGCAATAGTTACGAAGTGGGTATTGGCCTGCACGATAGTTCGGCAGCATTAATACCTTATCTCGTAAGCTTTACCGAGCCGTTTGTGCTGCTATCAACCGGAACCTGGACTATCAGTTTAAACCCGTTCGATCACTCGGCATTAACCGATGAAGAGTTAAAGAACGATTGTTTAAACTATATCCAATACAAAGGCCAGCCCGTTAAAGCCTCGCGTTTGTTTGCAGGTTATGAGTACGAACAACAGGTTAAACGCATTGCCGCGCATTACAACCAAAACATGGCACATTACCGCACCATTAGGTTTGATGCCGACATCGTAGCCAAACTATTAGCCGAGGAAACTGTTAGAAAAACCGGGGCTACAAGTTTACAGGCTTCGGTATTTGGTCAGCGCGATTTTAAGCACCTTTGCAAATGA
- a CDS encoding (Fe-S)-binding protein, translating to MRVGLFVPCYVDQFYPGAAIATLQLLEKLGVDVVYPKNQTCCGQPMANSGYEHLTGGCNKLFIENFQGYDYIVSPSGSCVLHIREHLHDDKQPELAKQVAHQVWELTSFLTDVLKVESLPSRFPHKVGVHQSCHGQRGLHLSSMTELVAPDFSKPGSLLNMVKDLELVELDRKDECCGFGGTFCVVEEAVSSKMGKDRVADHLKQGAEYITGADMSCLMHMEGILKRQGSNVKVLHIAEILNSEG from the coding sequence ATGCGCGTAGGCTTATTTGTACCGTGTTATGTCGATCAGTTTTACCCTGGTGCGGCCATTGCAACCCTGCAATTGCTCGAAAAATTGGGCGTAGACGTGGTATATCCCAAAAACCAAACCTGCTGCGGCCAGCCAATGGCCAACTCGGGTTATGAGCACTTAACCGGCGGCTGTAACAAGCTGTTTATTGAAAATTTTCAAGGGTACGATTACATTGTATCACCCTCGGGCAGTTGCGTATTACACATCCGCGAACACTTGCACGATGATAAACAGCCCGAACTGGCTAAACAAGTAGCTCATCAGGTTTGGGAGCTAACTTCGTTTTTAACCGATGTTTTAAAAGTGGAAAGTCTGCCGTCGCGTTTTCCGCATAAGGTGGGTGTACACCAGAGCTGTCACGGTCAAAGAGGCTTACACTTAAGTTCGATGACCGAGCTGGTAGCACCCGATTTTTCTAAACCGGGTTCGCTATTGAATATGGTTAAAGACCTTGAGCTGGTGGAACTTGACCGTAAAGATGAGTGCTGTGGCTTTGGCGGAACATTTTGCGTTGTAGAAGAAGCCGTATCATCAAAAATGGGTAAAGACCGTGTAGCCGACCACCTGAAACAAGGAGCCGAATATATCACCGGGGCCGACATGAGCTGTCTAATGCACATGGAAGGTATCCTTAAGCGCCAGGGCAGCAATGTAAAAGTATTGCACATTGCAGAGATATTGAACAGTGAGGGATAA
- a CDS encoding ABC transporter permease, producing the protein MIKSYFKIALRNLWKSKFFSAINIIGLSIGIAACIVIMLFVSYEKSFDNFHTKNIYRLSEVQKFPGMVSSQKVALSMYPMGPTLKNDYPAIKNFTRVKWNNKYQLANQSKRIFLPQVLFTDSTFLNIFDFKLVKGDRRTALAKPNSVILTQQTAQKLFGDQDPMGKTIAHYGSDTVNFAVTGVMADVPQNSQLQFDGLMSLSSIYESWMNSWGGNWLNTYVELVPGTNVKALESKMPAYLKKHIKGDGWKQYELFYTPLRDVHAVTNDVGLDYLNYQKFDGQSTNLFSIIALVVLVIACVNFMNLTTARSTERSKEVGIRKSIGAHRNQLAAQFLGETVLLSFFSLLLAIGMVKLCLPYVNQLSQRNLELSLFSNPALLLALLVLSVVVGLVSGLYPAVFLSSFQPVKVLKGTVSSATGKSGLRNALVVGQFTSAVFLMIATVFVVKQLRFMQKRDPGFSREQIVTIPLNKVINKKYDAFKQQLLGNTLIAGVTGAQDVLGSHLDQTGVEYKPANGPLRQLASTQLIVDQDFLTLYDIKMALGKNFSADGTGYGKEYIINEALAKELLKDEPKTPYSKLIGRRFGFDSLGVITGIAKDFNFNSMHHKVETMFMANIKDWGYSQVSVKIAPHKTEQALAFIKSKWAAEFPDYPFEYQFVDDHFNEVYQADNQVSQVIGILAGLAIFISCLGLLGLASYSAEKRIKEIGVRKVMGASVNNIVFLLSGNFLKLIILANIIAWPLAWYTMHKWLNNFAYRVSIDWYVFALVALASIFIALFTISFQSIKAAVANPVKSLRIE; encoded by the coding sequence ATGATCAAGAGCTACTTCAAAATCGCATTGCGCAACCTCTGGAAGAGTAAATTCTTTTCGGCAATCAACATCATTGGCCTGTCAATTGGCATTGCCGCCTGTATTGTGATTATGCTGTTCGTCTCGTACGAAAAGAGTTTTGATAACTTTCATACCAAAAATATTTACCGGCTAAGCGAGGTGCAGAAGTTTCCGGGTATGGTGTCTTCGCAAAAGGTAGCCCTGTCTATGTATCCCATGGGGCCAACCCTTAAAAATGATTACCCCGCCATCAAAAATTTTACCCGTGTAAAATGGAACAATAAGTACCAGTTAGCCAATCAATCTAAACGGATTTTTTTGCCACAAGTATTGTTTACCGATTCTACCTTTCTTAATATTTTTGATTTTAAATTGGTAAAAGGCGATCGCCGCACCGCCCTTGCCAAACCCAACAGTGTTATACTCACCCAACAAACGGCTCAAAAGTTATTTGGTGATCAAGATCCTATGGGCAAAACCATTGCCCATTACGGTTCGGATACGGTAAATTTTGCTGTTACAGGAGTAATGGCCGATGTGCCTCAAAATTCACAATTGCAGTTCGACGGCTTAATGTCGTTAAGCAGTATTTATGAATCATGGATGAACAGCTGGGGCGGCAACTGGTTAAATACTTATGTTGAATTGGTACCCGGTACCAATGTAAAAGCACTGGAAAGCAAAATGCCGGCATACCTCAAAAAACATATAAAAGGTGATGGCTGGAAACAATACGAGCTATTTTATACTCCTCTGCGCGATGTTCATGCTGTTACCAATGATGTTGGGCTCGATTATTTAAATTATCAGAAATTTGACGGGCAGTCTACCAACCTGTTTAGTATTATTGCCTTAGTAGTGCTGGTTATTGCCTGTGTTAACTTCATGAATCTCACTACCGCACGTTCAACCGAACGTTCAAAGGAAGTGGGTATACGCAAGTCGATAGGTGCGCACCGTAACCAGCTCGCTGCACAGTTTTTGGGTGAAACGGTTTTGTTATCATTTTTTTCCCTTTTGCTGGCTATAGGTATGGTAAAGCTTTGCCTGCCTTACGTAAACCAGTTAAGCCAGCGTAATTTGGAGCTATCGCTGTTTAGCAACCCGGCTTTGTTATTAGCCCTGTTGGTGTTATCGGTGGTAGTTGGCCTGGTATCCGGCCTGTACCCTGCCGTATTCTTGTCTTCTTTTCAGCCGGTTAAGGTGCTTAAGGGCACTGTATCATCAGCAACGGGCAAATCGGGCTTGCGCAATGCGCTGGTGGTTGGCCAGTTTACCAGCGCTGTTTTTTTAATGATAGCTACGGTATTTGTGGTAAAGCAACTGCGGTTTATGCAAAAGCGCGACCCAGGCTTTAGCCGCGAGCAAATTGTTACCATACCGCTCAATAAAGTAATTAATAAAAAGTACGATGCCTTTAAGCAGCAACTTTTAGGTAATACCCTAATTGCCGGCGTGACCGGTGCGCAGGATGTTTTGGGCAGTCACCTCGACCAAACAGGAGTAGAGTACAAACCCGCAAACGGTCCGCTGCGCCAGTTGGCGTCTACCCAACTCATTGTTGATCAAGATTTCCTGACCCTGTACGATATTAAGATGGCTTTAGGTAAAAACTTTTCGGCCGATGGTACAGGTTATGGTAAAGAATATATTATAAACGAGGCGCTTGCTAAAGAACTATTAAAGGATGAACCTAAAACGCCATATTCCAAACTTATTGGCAGGCGTTTCGGTTTCGATTCGTTGGGCGTAATAACCGGTATAGCCAAAGATTTTAACTTTAACTCCATGCACCACAAGGTGGAAACGATGTTTATGGCCAATATTAAAGATTGGGGGTACAGCCAGGTGTCGGTAAAAATAGCACCGCATAAAACCGAGCAGGCACTGGCGTTCATCAAGTCTAAGTGGGCTGCAGAGTTTCCTGATTACCCTTTCGAGTACCAGTTTGTAGATGATCATTTTAACGAAGTTTACCAAGCCGATAACCAGGTAAGCCAGGTAATTGGTATACTGGCCGGACTTGCCATATTTATATCATGCCTCGGCCTATTGGGGCTGGCATCATACTCGGCCGAAAAACGAATTAAGGAAATTGGTGTACGAAAGGTAATGGGTGCATCGGTAAATAATATTGTATTCCTGTTATCAGGAAATTTTCTCAAGCTTATTATTCTGGCTAATATTATAGCTTGGCCCTTGGCTTGGTACACCATGCACAAGTGGCTAAATAATTTTGCCTACCGCGTTAGTATCGACTGGTATGTGTTTGCGTTAGTAGCTTTGGCGTCAATTTTCATCGCACTGTTCACAATCAGCTTTCAATCAATTAAAGCTGCTGTTGCTAACCCGGTAAAAAGTTTGAGAATAGAGTAA
- a CDS encoding TIM barrel protein, translating into MQIEKYKIDELNHQASSKHERAFEYVAADVKDLESVLAKLEAFNVAIPSWALGTGGTRFGRFSGGGEPRSLEEKIEDVGAIQALNKSSNSISLHIPWDIPSNADAIKAAAAHHGLRFDAVNSNTFQDQKDQQHSFKYGSLHHVDKAVRKQAVEHNIEVIKYGVELGSNALSVWLADGSNFPGQLNFRGAFQNTLESLQEIYEALPDDWKVWVEYKPYEPNFYSTTIGDWGQSLLLANKLGPKASTLVDLGHHLPNTNIEQIVSLLLMEGKLAGFHFNDSKYGDDDLTVGSINPYQLFLIFNELVEGMDARGMTHATDIGWMIDASHNLKDPIEDLLQSVEAIKIAYAQALLVDTAALKAAQAANDAVQAQEILQAAYRTDVRSLVAEARLRAGGAINPLAAYRSLDVRGNLIKERGAKTVATGL; encoded by the coding sequence ATGCAAATAGAAAAATATAAAATTGATGAGTTAAATCATCAGGCCAGCAGCAAACATGAGCGTGCTTTTGAGTACGTTGCTGCCGATGTTAAAGATCTGGAGAGTGTGTTAGCCAAACTGGAAGCTTTTAACGTAGCCATTCCAAGCTGGGCATTAGGCACAGGTGGTACACGTTTTGGCCGTTTTTCGGGCGGTGGCGAGCCTCGCAGCCTCGAAGAAAAAATTGAAGACGTAGGTGCTATCCAGGCATTAAACAAATCAAGTAATTCTATTTCCCTGCATATTCCGTGGGATATCCCATCAAATGCCGATGCCATTAAAGCAGCAGCTGCTCATCATGGTTTACGCTTTGATGCAGTTAACTCAAATACTTTTCAGGATCAGAAAGACCAGCAGCACAGCTTTAAATACGGCTCTTTACATCACGTAGATAAAGCGGTACGCAAGCAAGCAGTTGAGCACAACATCGAGGTAATTAAATATGGTGTTGAATTAGGTTCAAATGCATTATCAGTATGGTTGGCCGATGGATCAAACTTCCCGGGTCAGTTAAACTTCCGTGGCGCTTTCCAAAATACTTTAGAGAGCTTACAGGAAATTTACGAGGCATTGCCTGATGATTGGAAAGTATGGGTAGAATACAAACCTTACGAGCCAAACTTCTATTCAACTACCATTGGTGATTGGGGACAATCTTTGTTATTAGCTAACAAATTAGGCCCTAAAGCATCAACTTTGGTCGATTTAGGTCACCACCTGCCAAACACCAATATTGAGCAAATTGTATCGTTATTGCTGATGGAAGGTAAACTTGCCGGTTTCCACTTTAACGATTCTAAGTATGGCGACGACGACTTAACCGTTGGCAGCATCAACCCATACCAATTGTTCCTGATCTTTAACGAACTGGTTGAAGGTATGGATGCCCGCGGCATGACTCACGCTACCGATATTGGCTGGATGATCGATGCTTCGCACAACCTGAAAGACCCTATCGAAGATCTATTACAATCGGTAGAAGCTATCAAAATTGCTTACGCTCAAGCTTTATTAGTTGATACCGCTGCTTTAAAAGCTGCACAAGCTGCTAATGATGCTGTACAAGCTCAGGAGATTTTGCAAGCTGCTTACCGTACCGATGTTCGCTCGTTAGTGGCCGAAGCGCGTTTACGTGCCGGTGGTGCAATCAACCCGTTAGCTGCCTACCGTAGCCTTGATGTACGTGGAAACTTAATTAAAGAGCGTGGCGCAAAAACTGTTGCCACCGGACTATAA
- a CDS encoding FGGY-family carbohydrate kinase, with amino-acid sequence MMDIVDQQKISTGYVLKDNSVKRIFVDGGFSKNAVYMHLLAAAFPHTEVFAASMAQATAVGAALAIHKAWNSKPLPHDLLELKFYSVTQGITT; translated from the coding sequence ATGATGGATATTGTTGACCAGCAAAAAATATCGACCGGCTACGTGTTAAAAGACAATTCGGTTAAGCGTATATTTGTTGACGGAGGGTTTAGCAAAAATGCTGTTTATATGCATTTGCTGGCAGCAGCTTTCCCTCACACCGAGGTGTTTGCAGCTTCAATGGCCCAGGCTACTGCCGTTGGTGCAGCTTTGGCTATTCATAAAGCCTGGAACTCTAAACCCTTGCCACACGACTTGCTCGAACTGAAATTTTACTCGGTTACGCAAGGCATTACAACATAA
- a CDS encoding LutC/YkgG family protein: MSSREKILAAVAANKPEAKPLPDIEPFKHIGYNDVIGQYETVLTTIGGAVHRVNSWDEIKAIVSEKYNSQNVRVLSLVPELDDVATSAYEINPDAHQLADVELSIIKAHFGVAENGSVWVTEELLGHRAVPFICQHLAAVINVKNIVDTMHRAYMRIGEAEYGWGAFIAGPSKTADIEQSLVLGAHGPRSMTVFLLND; encoded by the coding sequence ATGAGCAGCCGAGAAAAAATATTAGCAGCTGTAGCTGCAAACAAACCCGAGGCCAAACCTTTGCCCGATATTGAGCCGTTTAAGCATATAGGCTACAATGATGTTATTGGTCAGTACGAAACTGTGCTTACCACTATTGGTGGTGCCGTACATCGTGTAAATAGTTGGGACGAGATCAAAGCCATCGTTTCTGAAAAGTACAACTCGCAAAATGTGCGTGTGTTGAGCTTAGTGCCCGAACTGGATGACGTAGCTACATCTGCTTACGAAATTAACCCCGACGCACACCAACTGGCCGACGTAGAACTATCTATTATTAAAGCTCACTTTGGCGTGGCCGAAAACGGTTCGGTATGGGTTACCGAGGAATTGCTGGGTCATAGGGCTGTACCGTTTATTTGCCAGCATTTGGCGGCGGTTATCAACGTTAAAAACATTGTTGATACCATGCATCGCGCTTATATGCGCATAGGTGAAGCAGAGTATGGCTGGGGCGCATTCATTGCCGGGCCGAGTAAAACGGCGGATATTGAGCAATCGCTGGTGCTGGGTGCTCACGGCCCGCGTAGCATGACCGTATTTTTGCTGAACGACTAA
- a CDS encoding lactate utilization protein B, protein MEVATKNHAELADIFNKDEDRVDWHDETLWWIRAKRDKSVHQLPEWEALREAASNIKFNVLSNLDIYLAQFEAAAKANGITVHWAADAQEHNEIVHGLLKEAKVTQMVKSKSMLTEECHLNDYLATHGIEVIDSDLGERIVQLAGEAPSHIVLPCIHKKKEEIGDLFHMYLGTPSNMSDPQFLTETARGSLRETFLTRKVALTGVNFAIAETGEFVVCTNEGNADMGAHLADVHIACMGIEKLIPNRDHLGVFLRLLTRSATGQPITTYSSHFKKPREGQEMHIVLVDNGRSVQLGREDFRNSLKCIRCGACMNTCPVYRRSGGHSYHTAVAGPIGSILAPNLDMRKYADLPFASTLCGSCSNVCPVKIDIHDQLYKWRQVLVKEGYTPKAKTVAMHVMATTLGSSTLYHAAGKMGRLTIKYAPFAVNNKLNPWYKNRDMPEAPKESFGEWYAKNRKK, encoded by the coding sequence ATGGAAGTAGCAACAAAGAACCACGCCGAACTGGCCGACATATTTAACAAGGACGAGGACCGTGTAGACTGGCACGACGAAACCCTGTGGTGGATACGTGCCAAGCGCGATAAAAGCGTACATCAGCTGCCCGAATGGGAGGCACTGCGCGAAGCCGCCTCGAACATCAAATTTAACGTTTTAAGTAATTTAGATATTTACCTGGCACAGTTTGAAGCTGCTGCCAAAGCCAATGGCATTACCGTACACTGGGCTGCCGATGCCCAGGAACATAACGAAATTGTACATGGCCTGCTGAAAGAAGCCAAGGTAACCCAAATGGTAAAAAGCAAGTCGATGCTTACCGAGGAGTGCCATTTGAACGATTACCTGGCAACCCACGGCATTGAGGTTATCGACTCCGATTTGGGCGAACGCATAGTACAACTTGCCGGCGAAGCGCCAAGCCACATTGTATTGCCGTGTATCCATAAAAAGAAAGAAGAGATAGGCGACCTGTTCCACATGTATTTGGGTACGCCCTCAAACATGTCGGACCCGCAATTTTTAACCGAAACTGCCCGTGGCAGCTTACGCGAAACCTTTTTGACCCGCAAAGTAGCCCTAACCGGCGTAAACTTTGCCATAGCCGAAACCGGCGAGTTTGTGGTTTGTACCAACGAAGGTAATGCCGATATGGGCGCTCACCTGGCCGATGTACACATTGCCTGTATGGGTATCGAAAAACTGATTCCTAACCGGGATCATTTGGGTGTGTTCCTGCGGTTATTAACCCGTAGTGCCACCGGTCAGCCCATTACTACTTACAGCAGTCACTTTAAAAAACCACGCGAAGGGCAGGAGATGCACATTGTACTGGTTGATAACGGCCGTAGTGTACAATTAGGCCGCGAAGACTTTCGCAACTCGTTAAAGTGTATCCGTTGTGGTGCCTGTATGAACACCTGCCCGGTTTATCGCCGTAGCGGTGGCCATAGCTATCATACCGCCGTAGCCGGTCCCATTGGGTCTATATTAGCTCCTAACCTGGATATGCGCAAGTACGCCGATCTGCCATTTGCTTCAACGCTATGCGGCTCGTGCTCTAACGTGTGCCCGGTTAAGATCGATATCCACGACCAGTTGTACAAATGGCGCCAGGTATTGGTAAAAGAGGGATACACCCCTAAAGCCAAAACCGTAGCCATGCACGTAATGGCAACCACGCTGGGTTCATCAACCTTGTACCATGCGGCAGGTAAAATGGGTCGCTTAACCATTAAGTACGCACCGTTTGCTGTAAACAACAAGCTCAACCCCTGGTACAAAAACCGCGACATGCCCGAAGCTCCAAAAGAATCATTCGGCGAGTGGTACGCTAAGAACAGGAAAAAATAG